The sequence below is a genomic window from Streptomyces sp. B21-105.
ACATGTCTCAGGTGTCCTTCGGAGAGCCTCGTGGAGCGTGGGCCTCGTACCGGGGGGCCTCATGAAGAGGGGGACACCGTTTCCGGTGTCCCCCTCTTCAGCTGCTAGTCGCGGGCCGCGGTCAGATGTTCCGCGTGTTCCTGGAGCGAGCGGACGCCCACGTCCCCGCGGTTGAGGGCGTCGATGCCCTGGACTGCGGCGGCGAGCGCCTGCACCGTCGTCAGGCACGGCACGGACCTCGCCACCGCCGCCGTCCGGATCTCGTAGCCGTCGAGACGGCCGCCGGTGCCGTACGGGGTGTTCACGATGAGGTCGACGTCGCCGTCGTGGATGTGCTGGACGATCGTCTTCTCGCCGCCCGGGCCGGTGCCCTCGGACTGCTTGCGCACCACCGTGGCGTTGATGCCGTTGCGCTTGAGGACCTCGGCCGTGCCGGAGGTGGCGAGCAGTTCGAAGCCGTGAGCGACCAGTTCGCGCGCGGGGAAGATCATCGAGCGCTTGTCCCGGTTGGCGACCGAGATGAACGCGCGACCCTTGGTGGGCAGCGGGCCGTACGCGGCCGCCTGCGACTTGGCGTACGCCGTGCCGAAGACGGAGTCGATGCCCATGACCTCGCCGGTGGAGCGCATCTCCGGACCGAGGACGGTGTCGACGCCGCGGCCGGAGGTGTCCCGGAACCGGGTCCACGGCATCACGGCCTCCTTGACGGAGATCGGCGCGTCGAGCGGGAGCTCGCCGCCGTCGCCGGTCGCCGGGAGCAGGCCCTCGGCGCGCAGCTCGGCGATGGTCGCGCCGAGCGAGATGCGGGCGGCGGCCTTCGCCAGCGGCACCGCCGTCGCCTTCGAGGTGAAGGGGACCGTGCGCGATGCGCGCGGGTTGGCCTCGAGGACGTAGAGGATGTCGCCGGCCATCGCGAACTGGATGTTGATCAGTCCGCGCACGCCGACGCCCTTGGCGATCGCCTCGGTGGAGGCCCGCAGGCGCTTGATGTCGAAGCCGCCCAGGGTGATGGGGGGCAGGGCGCACGCCGAGTCGCCGGAGTGGATGCCGGCCTCCTCGATGTGCTCCATCACACCGCCGAGATACAGCTCCTCGCCGTCGTAGAGCGCGTCGACGTCGATCTCGATGGCGTCGTCGAGGAAACGGTCGACGAGGACCGGCCGGGTGGGGCTGATCTCGGTCGACTCGGCGATGTAGGAGGACAGCCGGGTCTCGTCGTAGACGATCTCCATGCCGCGGCCGCCGAGGACGTACGAGGGCCGCACGAGGACCGGGTAGCCGATCTCGTCGGCGATGGCCTTGGCCTCGGTGAAGGTGGTGGCGGTGCCGTGCTTGGGAGCCGGCAGACCGGCCTCGGCGAGCACGCGCCCGAAGGCGCCCCGGTCCTCGGCCGCGTGGATGGCCTCCGGAGGGGTGCCGACGATCGGCACGCCGTTGTCCTTGAGGGCCTGTGCGAGCCCCAGCGGGGTCTGGCCGCCGAGCTGCACGACGACGCCGGCGATCGGACCGGCCTGTGCCTCCGCGTGGACGATCTCCAGCACGTCCTCGAGCGTCAGGGGCTCGAAGTACAGGCGGTCGGAGGTGTCGTAGTCGGTGGAGACGGTCTCCGGGTTGCAGTTGACCATCACGGTCTCGTACCCGGCGTCGGAGAGCGCGAAGGAGGCGTGGACGCAGGAGTAGTCGAACTCGATGCCCTGGCCGATACGGTTCGGGCCGGAGCCCAGGATGATCACCGCGGGCTTCTCGCGGGGCGCGACCTCGTTCTCCTCGTCGTAGGAGGAGTAGAAGTACGGGGTCTTCGCGGCGAACTCGGCGGCGCAGGTGTCGACCGTCTTGTAGACGGGGCGGACGCCCAGGGCGTGCCGGACCTCGCGCACGACGTCCTCGCGCAGCCCGCGGATCTCGGCGATCTGCTGGTCGGAGAAGCCGTGCCGCTTGGCCTCGGAAAGCAGGTCGGCGTCCAGGCGGTCGGCCGCGGCCAGCTCGTCGGCCGTCTCCTTGATGAGGAAGAGCTGGTCGACGAACCAGGGGTCGATCTTCGTGAACTCGAAGACCTCTTCAGCGGTCGCGCCCGCGCGGATCGCCTGCATGACGGTGTTGATCCGGCCGTCGGTGGGCCGGACGGCCTCCCGCAGCAGCTCCTCCTTGTCCCCGGCGGAGCCGGGCTCGCCGACGAAGGTGAACTGGCTGCCCTTCTTCTCCAGTGAGCGCAGCGCCTTCTGCAAGGCCTCGGTGAAGTTGCGGCCGATGGCCATGGCCTCGCCGACCGACTTCATGGTGGTGGTGAGCGTGGAGTCGGCGGACGGGAACTTCTCGAAGGCGAAGCGCGGGGCCTTGACGACCACGTAGTCGAGCGTCGGCTCGAAGGAGGCCGGGGTCTCCTGCGTGATGTCGTTGGGGATCTCGTCGAGGGTGTAGCCGACGGCGAGCTTGGCCGCGATCTTCGCGATCGGGAATCCGGTCGCCTTCGAAGCCAGGGCGGACGAGCGCGACACGCGCGGGTTCATCTCGATGACGATGACACGGCCGTCCTCGGGGTTCACCGCGAACTGGATGTTGCAGCCGCCGGTGTCCACGCCGACCTCGCGGATGATCGCGATGCCGACGTCGCGCAGCACCTGGTACTCGCGGTCGGTCAGCGTCATCGCGGGGGCCACGGTGATCGAGTCGCCGGTGTGCACGCCCATGGGGTCGAAGTTCTCGATGGAGCAGACGACCACGACGTTGTCGTGCTTGTCGCGCATCAGCTCCAGCTCGTACTCCTTCCAGCCGAGGATGGACTCCTCCAGGAGCACCTCGGTGGTCGGCGAGAGAGTGAGGCCCTGACCGGCGATGCGGCGCAGCTCCTCCTCGTCGTGGGCGAAACCGGAGCCGGCGCCGCCCATGGTGAAGGAGGGGCGGACGACGACGGGGTAGCCGCCGAGGGTCTCGACGCCCGCGATGACGTCGTCCATGGAGTGGCAGATCACGGACCGGGCGGACTCGCCGTGGCCGATCTTCGCGCGGACGGCTTCGACGACGCCCTTGAAGAGGTCGCGGTCCTCGCCCTTGTTGATCGCCTCGACGTTGGCGCCGATCAGCTCGACCCCGTACTTCTCCAGCACACCCTGTTCGTGCATGGAGATCGCGGTGTTCAGGGCGGTCTGGCCGCCGAGCGTCGGCAGCAGGGCGTCGGGGCGCTCCTTGGCGATGATCTTCTCGACGAACTCCGGGGTGATCGGCTCGACGTAGGTGGCGTCGGCGATCTCCGGGTCGGTCATGATCGTCGCCGGGTTGGAGTTGACCAGGATCACCCTGAGGCCCTCGGCGCGCAGGATGCGGCACGCCTGGGTGCCGGAGTAGTCGAACTCGGCGGCCTGGCCGATGACGATCGGGCCGGAGCCGATGACCAGGACGGACTGGATATCGGTGCGCTTAGGCACGCTGGCCCTCCATCAGGGATACGAAGCGGTCGAACAGGTAGGCGGCGTCGTGCGGGCCCGCTGCCGCTTCGGGGTGGTACTGGACGGAGAAGGCCGGCTGGTCGAGCAGTTGCAGCCCCTCCACGACGTCGTCGTTGAGGCAGACGTGCGAGACCTCGGCGCGGCCGAACTTCGTCTCGCTGACCTTGTCGAGCGGCGCGTCCACGGCGAAGCCGTGATTGTGCGCGGTGACCTCGACCTTGCCGGTCGTACGGTCCTGGACCGGCTGGTTGATGCCGCGGTGGCCGTACTTCAGCTTGTAGGTGCCGAAGCCGAGGGCGCGGCCGAGGATCTGGTTGCCGAAGCAGATGCCGAACAGCGGCGTCCTGCGCTGAAGCACCTCGGTCATCAGCGAGACGGGGCCGTCGGCGGTGGCCGGGTCGCCCGGGCCGTTGGAGAAGAACACGCCGTCGGGGTCGACGGCGTACACGTCGTCCACCGAGGCCGTCGCGGGCAGCACGTGCACCTCGATGCCGCGCTCGGCCATGCGGTGCGGGGTCATGCCCTTGATGCCGAGGTCGATGGCGGCCACGGTGAACCGCTTCTCGCCGACCGCGGGCACCACGTAGGCCTCCTTGGTGGCGACCTCCTCGTACAGGCTCGCGCCCTTCATGTGCGGCTGGGCCTGCACGCGCGCGAGGAGCTCGGCGTCCGGGGCGATGGCCTCGCCCGAGAAGACTCCGGCCCGCATCGAGCCGCCCTCGCGCAGGTGGCGGGTGAGGGCCCGGGTGTCGATGCCGCAGATCCCGACGATCCCCTGGGCGACGAGCTCGTCGTCCAGGGAGCGCCTGGCGCGCCAGTTGGAGGGCACGCGCGCGGGGTCGCGCACGACGTAGCCGGAGACCCAGATGCGGCCGGACTCGTCGTCCTCGTCGTTCCAGCCGGTGTTGCCGATCTGCGGCGCGGTCGCGACGACGATCTGGCGGTCGTACGAAGGGTCGGTCAGGGTCTCCTGGTAGCCGGTCATGCCGGTGGAGAACACCGCTTCGCCGAAGGTCTCCCCCACGGCCCCGTAGGCGCGGCCGCGGAAGATGCGGCCGTCCTCCAGGACGAGTACGGCGGGAGCCTTGGCGGCTCCCCTGGTGGAGGTCGTCATCGTGCGCCTTCCGTCGTGTCGTTCTTGATCATGGAGTTGACGGCGTCGACCCATGCGGTGTGCTCGGCCGCGTGATCCGAGCGGAAGCCTGAGTCGATCAGCCGGTCGCCGTGCGCCCAGGTCACCACCAGCAGTCCGCCCTCGGTGAGGACCTTGCCGGCGATGCCCTTGCCGAGCAGGGCCTCGCGCAGCGCGTCGGCCGGGATGAAGAAGTCGGTCGCGCCGGGGCGCACGACGTCGAGTCCCGCGTCCGTCAGGGTGAGCTCGACCCGGCTGCGGGTGCCGAGGCCGTGCGCCACGATGCGGTCGAGCCACTGTCCGGCGGTGGTGGAGCCGTGGTAGCGGCCGCTCATGCTCAGTCTCACCGGACCGGGCCCGTCCGGCATTGCGGGCAGCAGCGGCTCGCCGCCTCCGTCGAGGGTGGTGGTGGAAGACGGGCGGACGGGCAGCTCGGGCAGGTCGCCCTGGAGCGTGCCGCGCCACTTCCAGCCCTCGCGCATCAGCCAGTACACGAGCGCGACGAACAGTCCGAGGCCGACCACCCAGCCGGCCCGGGCGGCCCAGTCGGTCACTTGGGCCGATTCCTTCTCGGCCGCGAGCAGTAGTGCAGATGTCACGTGAGCTTCCCGTCGACGAGCGTGGCCTTGCCCCGGAGCCACGTGTGCGTGACACGGCCCGGCAGCTCACGACCCTCGTACGGGGTGTTCCGGCTGCGCGAGGCGAAGCCCGCGGGGTCCACGGACCCACGGTATTCCGTGTCGACGAGCGTGAGGTTGGCGGGCTCACCTGCCGAGACGGGGCGCCCGTGCCCCGTGGCCCGCCCGATCAGGGCGGGCTTGAACGACATCCGGCTCGCGACCCCGGCCCAGTCCAGCAGGCCCGTCTCCACCATCGTCTCCTGGACCACCGACAGCGCGGTCTCCAGGCCGACCATGCCCATGGCGGCGGCGGCCCACTCGCAGTCCTTGTCCTCGTGC
It includes:
- a CDS encoding PH-like domain-containing protein, encoding MTSALLLAAEKESAQVTDWAARAGWVVGLGLFVALVYWLMREGWKWRGTLQGDLPELPVRPSSTTTLDGGGEPLLPAMPDGPGPVRLSMSGRYHGSTTAGQWLDRIVAHGLGTRSRVELTLTDAGLDVVRPGATDFFIPADALREALLGKGIAGKVLTEGGLLVVTWAHGDRLIDSGFRSDHAAEHTAWVDAVNSMIKNDTTEGAR
- the carA gene encoding glutamine-hydrolyzing carbamoyl-phosphate synthase small subunit → MTTSTRGAAKAPAVLVLEDGRIFRGRAYGAVGETFGEAVFSTGMTGYQETLTDPSYDRQIVVATAPQIGNTGWNDEDDESGRIWVSGYVVRDPARVPSNWRARRSLDDELVAQGIVGICGIDTRALTRHLREGGSMRAGVFSGEAIAPDAELLARVQAQPHMKGASLYEEVATKEAYVVPAVGEKRFTVAAIDLGIKGMTPHRMAERGIEVHVLPATASVDDVYAVDPDGVFFSNGPGDPATADGPVSLMTEVLQRRTPLFGICFGNQILGRALGFGTYKLKYGHRGINQPVQDRTTGKVEVTAHNHGFAVDAPLDKVSETKFGRAEVSHVCLNDDVVEGLQLLDQPAFSVQYHPEAAAGPHDAAYLFDRFVSLMEGQRA
- the carB gene encoding carbamoyl-phosphate synthase large subunit — translated: MPKRTDIQSVLVIGSGPIVIGQAAEFDYSGTQACRILRAEGLRVILVNSNPATIMTDPEIADATYVEPITPEFVEKIIAKERPDALLPTLGGQTALNTAISMHEQGVLEKYGVELIGANVEAINKGEDRDLFKGVVEAVRAKIGHGESARSVICHSMDDVIAGVETLGGYPVVVRPSFTMGGAGSGFAHDEEELRRIAGQGLTLSPTTEVLLEESILGWKEYELELMRDKHDNVVVVCSIENFDPMGVHTGDSITVAPAMTLTDREYQVLRDVGIAIIREVGVDTGGCNIQFAVNPEDGRVIVIEMNPRVSRSSALASKATGFPIAKIAAKLAVGYTLDEIPNDITQETPASFEPTLDYVVVKAPRFAFEKFPSADSTLTTTMKSVGEAMAIGRNFTEALQKALRSLEKKGSQFTFVGEPGSAGDKEELLREAVRPTDGRINTVMQAIRAGATAEEVFEFTKIDPWFVDQLFLIKETADELAAADRLDADLLSEAKRHGFSDQQIAEIRGLREDVVREVRHALGVRPVYKTVDTCAAEFAAKTPYFYSSYDEENEVAPREKPAVIILGSGPNRIGQGIEFDYSCVHASFALSDAGYETVMVNCNPETVSTDYDTSDRLYFEPLTLEDVLEIVHAEAQAGPIAGVVVQLGGQTPLGLAQALKDNGVPIVGTPPEAIHAAEDRGAFGRVLAEAGLPAPKHGTATTFTEAKAIADEIGYPVLVRPSYVLGGRGMEIVYDETRLSSYIAESTEISPTRPVLVDRFLDDAIEIDVDALYDGEELYLGGVMEHIEEAGIHSGDSACALPPITLGGFDIKRLRASTEAIAKGVGVRGLINIQFAMAGDILYVLEANPRASRTVPFTSKATAVPLAKAAARISLGATIAELRAEGLLPATGDGGELPLDAPISVKEAVMPWTRFRDTSGRGVDTVLGPEMRSTGEVMGIDSVFGTAYAKSQAAAYGPLPTKGRAFISVANRDKRSMIFPARELVAHGFELLATSGTAEVLKRNGINATVVRKQSEGTGPGGEKTIVQHIHDGDVDLIVNTPYGTGGRLDGYEIRTAAVARSVPCLTTVQALAAAVQGIDALNRGDVGVRSLQEHAEHLTAARD